One window of Burkholderia cepacia GG4 genomic DNA carries:
- a CDS encoding ketopantoate reductase family protein, whose amino-acid sequence MKIAILGAGALGCAIGATLTQGGHETWLIDRSPAHVDAMRRDGLRVDDAGGTRHVRVHATTQAADVGVADVVVVLVKSFHTDAAIRGAQSLVGPDTAVLSLQNGLGHEDILIDVVGRERVLAGKTYVGGVLRGAGHIESGVIGKYTYIGELDGRITPRVQAIASAFDAAGLATTISDNIVGTMWDKLLVNVATGALTGLTGLTYGQLYEEPLLKATSLAAVTEAIAAAQAAGVKLSMTDPEQAWTLAAEGLPASFKTSMLQSLEKGSITEIDFINGSVVRWGQRYGVPTPVNATLVACIKGLERAMADRQRQEAAA is encoded by the coding sequence TTGAAAATAGCAATTCTGGGCGCTGGCGCACTGGGCTGCGCGATCGGCGCCACCCTTACCCAAGGCGGCCACGAGACCTGGCTGATCGACCGCTCGCCTGCACACGTCGATGCGATGCGCCGTGACGGCCTGCGCGTCGACGACGCGGGCGGCACCCGCCACGTACGCGTCCACGCGACGACTCAGGCTGCCGATGTCGGCGTGGCCGACGTGGTGGTCGTGCTGGTCAAGTCGTTCCACACCGACGCGGCCATCCGCGGCGCCCAATCGCTGGTGGGGCCGGATACCGCCGTGCTGTCGCTGCAGAACGGCCTCGGGCACGAGGACATCCTGATCGACGTCGTCGGCCGCGAGCGCGTCCTCGCGGGCAAGACCTACGTCGGTGGCGTGCTGCGCGGTGCGGGTCATATCGAATCCGGCGTGATCGGCAAGTACACCTATATCGGCGAACTCGACGGCCGCATCACACCGCGCGTGCAGGCGATCGCCTCCGCGTTCGATGCCGCCGGCCTCGCCACGACGATCAGCGACAACATCGTCGGCACGATGTGGGACAAGCTGCTGGTGAATGTCGCGACGGGTGCACTGACCGGCCTTACAGGCCTCACTTACGGGCAGCTTTACGAGGAACCGCTGTTGAAGGCGACGTCGCTCGCGGCCGTGACCGAGGCGATCGCGGCGGCGCAGGCTGCGGGCGTGAAGCTGTCGATGACCGATCCCGAACAGGCATGGACGTTGGCCGCTGAGGGGCTACCCGCGAGCTTCAAGACGTCGATGCTGCAAAGCCTCGAGAAGGGCTCGATCACCGAAATCGACTTCATCAACGGTTCGGTCGTGCGCTGGGGGCAGCGCTACGGCGTGCCGACCCCGGTCAATGCAACGCTCGTCGCCTGCATCAAGGGGCTGGAACGCGCGATGGCCGATCGCCAACGGCAGGAGGCCGCCGCATGA
- the aroE gene encoding shikimate dehydrogenase, protein MTDQYAVIGNPIGHTKSPLIHGLFAQESRQDLSYTAIEGPVEPAGAFAAAVRAFFEDGGKGINVTAPFKLDAFAMSDERSERAQLAGAANALKFDGGRILADNFDGIGLVRDIEANLKLPMAGKRVLMLGAGGAARGALLPFLDAGPAELVIANRDVDKARALVAQVAGRGPLVAGGYADLARMGRFDLVVNATSASLTGDLPPVPPSVFSPAGTAYELAYGKRLTPFLRLAKNAGVHGIADGVGMLVEQAAEAFAWWRGVRPETGSVIDRLAVPFD, encoded by the coding sequence ATGACCGACCAATACGCGGTGATCGGCAATCCGATCGGGCACACGAAATCCCCGTTGATTCACGGCCTCTTCGCGCAGGAGTCGCGGCAGGACCTCAGCTATACGGCCATCGAGGGGCCCGTCGAGCCGGCAGGCGCTTTCGCTGCCGCGGTTCGTGCGTTTTTCGAGGACGGCGGCAAGGGCATCAACGTCACCGCGCCGTTCAAGCTCGACGCGTTCGCGATGTCGGACGAACGCAGCGAGCGGGCGCAGCTCGCGGGCGCGGCCAACGCGCTCAAGTTCGACGGCGGCCGCATCCTGGCCGACAACTTCGACGGCATCGGCCTGGTTCGCGATATCGAGGCGAACCTCAAGCTGCCGATGGCGGGCAAGCGTGTCCTGATGCTCGGTGCAGGCGGCGCGGCGCGCGGTGCGCTGTTGCCGTTCCTCGACGCCGGACCGGCTGAACTGGTCATCGCGAATCGCGACGTCGACAAGGCGCGCGCATTGGTCGCGCAGGTTGCCGGACGCGGTCCGCTCGTTGCCGGCGGCTATGCAGACCTAGCACGGATGGGGCGTTTCGACCTGGTCGTCAATGCGACGTCGGCGAGCCTGACCGGCGACCTGCCGCCGGTCCCGCCGAGCGTGTTCAGTCCGGCCGGCACGGCCTACGAACTTGCCTACGGCAAGCGTCTGACGCCGTTTCTCCGGCTCGCGAAAAACGCAGGCGTACATGGAATTGCGGACGGCGTCGGCATGCTGGTCGAGCAGGCGGCCGAAGCGTTTGCATGGTGGCGCGGCGTGCGCCCCGAGACCGGTTCGGTGATCGATCGGCTGGCCGTGCCCTTTGATTGA
- a CDS encoding LysR family transcriptional regulator: MDNNATMPADLPDLKLLQLFDLLYDVRSVTRVAEQLGQSQPTVSIWLGHLREHLHDPLFIRTPGGMAPTPQADALIGPCREILESLRRFTAWEIAFDPATAQRRFRICMTDASHITLLPRLLAHVRAQAPGVRLEAARIDGNTERALESGEADLAIGYVPWLGGGIYQQKLYDQDWVCLANRHHPRIRGRLGAKQYRSEGHVAITGGTGAQLLEQALRQARIERDVVLELPGFLGLGAIVQTTDLITTLPRHIGQTLAQASDLAVHACPIPVDGFAVRQHWHARYHHEAGNRWLRGVVIQLFGASHPSAA, translated from the coding sequence ATGGACAATAACGCCACGATGCCCGCCGACCTGCCCGACCTGAAGCTGCTTCAGCTTTTCGATCTCCTGTACGACGTGCGCAGCGTTACGCGCGTAGCCGAGCAACTGGGCCAGAGCCAGCCGACGGTCAGCATCTGGCTCGGGCACTTGCGGGAACATCTGCACGATCCGCTCTTCATCCGGACACCCGGCGGCATGGCGCCGACACCGCAAGCCGACGCGCTGATCGGGCCATGCCGGGAAATTCTCGAATCTCTGCGGCGCTTCACTGCGTGGGAGATCGCGTTCGATCCTGCGACGGCCCAGCGACGGTTTCGCATCTGCATGACCGACGCGAGCCACATCACGCTGCTTCCGCGGCTGCTGGCCCATGTCCGGGCGCAGGCGCCCGGCGTCCGGCTGGAAGCCGCACGGATCGACGGCAATACGGAGCGCGCGCTCGAATCCGGCGAAGCCGATCTCGCGATCGGCTATGTACCGTGGCTAGGCGGCGGCATTTATCAGCAGAAGCTGTACGACCAGGACTGGGTATGCCTGGCCAACCGGCATCACCCGAGGATTCGCGGTCGCCTCGGGGCGAAGCAGTATCGTTCCGAAGGACATGTCGCCATTACGGGCGGAACAGGGGCGCAACTTCTCGAACAGGCGCTGCGGCAGGCGCGCATCGAGCGAGACGTCGTGCTGGAGTTGCCGGGTTTTCTGGGATTGGGTGCGATCGTCCAGACGACCGACCTGATCACGACGCTACCCCGGCATATCGGCCAGACACTGGCTCAGGCGAGCGATCTGGCGGTTCATGCGTGTCCGATCCCGGTCGACGGGTTTGCGGTACGGCAGCATTGGCATGCGCGCTATCACCATGAGGCGGGCAACCGGTGGCTGCGCGGCGTCGTGATTCAACTGTTCGGTGCTTCGCATCCGTCCGCAGCGTAG
- a CDS encoding ATP-binding protein yields MISTASGYRPPSTGSGLSICRSIVEAHCGTLHVRVNEPRGAVFRVELPLAEAG; encoded by the coding sequence ATGATCTCAACCGCGTCAGGCTATAGGCCACCATCGACAGGGTCAGGACTGTCAATTTGCCGTTCTATCGTCGAAGCGCATTGCGGCACGCTTCACGTGCGGGTGAATGAACCGCGGGGTGCCGTGTTCCGTGTGGAGCTGCCATTGGCGGAAGCAGGCTGA
- a CDS encoding CaiB/BaiF CoA transferase family protein: protein MQARPLEGIRVVDYSHFLAGPYVGRCLAALGAEVIKVERPGSGDAGRQHATVLDDQQSGYFLQLNMGKRGVSVNMKDARGKAFMQRLCDSADVFIENYRPGALDKLGLGYAELSARNPGLVYCSISAYGHTGPDAHRAGFGLIAEAKSGIMQMVGTPGERPPLLRISLGDMYTGIHAVAAINAALLGRVKSGRGQHIDMALYDTLVSMHEYAVQCYTLQGVLPEQTGHDMPTSTLYGVFRASDGDLVIAAQVDDAWKRFAELIATHSGPAEFGADTRFHDSTGRNAHRAEILSVVEPWVAARSVASVLELLDGIDVPCAKVQRIDEVLNDPQIQARGMVVEQQHPRYGTLRLPNLPFRFSGCDTTIHDVAPDLGQHNAEVARALGFDSAEIDAMQADGVLYSKASQ from the coding sequence ATGCAGGCGCGCCCACTCGAAGGCATTCGCGTCGTCGACTACAGCCACTTCCTTGCCGGGCCGTATGTCGGGCGCTGTCTCGCGGCGCTCGGCGCCGAAGTCATCAAGGTCGAGCGCCCCGGGTCAGGTGACGCCGGACGCCAGCACGCGACCGTGCTCGACGACCAGCAAAGCGGCTACTTCCTGCAGCTCAACATGGGCAAGCGCGGCGTGAGCGTCAACATGAAGGACGCGCGCGGCAAGGCGTTCATGCAGCGGCTGTGCGACTCCGCCGACGTGTTCATCGAGAACTATCGGCCGGGCGCACTGGACAAGCTCGGGCTCGGCTATGCCGAATTGTCGGCGCGCAATCCGGGCCTCGTCTACTGTTCGATTTCGGCGTACGGGCATACCGGTCCCGATGCGCATCGCGCAGGCTTCGGGCTGATCGCGGAAGCCAAGAGCGGAATCATGCAGATGGTGGGCACGCCGGGCGAGCGGCCGCCGCTGCTGCGCATCTCGCTCGGCGACATGTATACCGGCATTCATGCGGTCGCGGCCATCAACGCCGCGCTGCTGGGGCGCGTGAAGAGCGGCCGCGGGCAACACATCGACATGGCGCTGTACGACACGCTGGTATCGATGCACGAATATGCGGTGCAGTGCTACACGCTGCAGGGCGTGCTGCCCGAGCAGACCGGGCACGACATGCCGACCTCGACGCTCTACGGCGTTTTCCGCGCCTCGGACGGCGATCTCGTGATCGCCGCGCAAGTCGACGACGCGTGGAAACGCTTCGCCGAGCTGATCGCGACGCACAGCGGCCCGGCGGAGTTCGGCGCCGACACGCGGTTTCACGACAGCACCGGGCGCAACGCGCACCGCGCGGAGATTCTGTCGGTGGTCGAGCCGTGGGTGGCCGCGCGTTCAGTCGCGTCGGTACTGGAACTGCTCGACGGCATCGACGTTCCGTGCGCGAAGGTGCAGCGCATCGACGAAGTATTGAACGATCCGCAGATCCAGGCCAGAGGCATGGTCGTCGAGCAACAGCATCCGCGCTACGGAACGCTGCGCCTGCCCAACCTGCCGTTCCGGTTTTCCGGTTGCGATACGACGATTCACGACGTCGCGCCCGATCTCGGGCAGCACAACGCGGAAGTCGCGCGCGCCCTCGGGTTCGATTCGGCCGAAATCGACGCGATGCAGGCCGACGGCGTCCTCTATTCAAAAGCGAGCCAATGA
- a CDS encoding MaoC family dehydratase — translation MTIVEKYWDDAREGDTCTSPSYTVTKERILAYADLTGDHTPVHVDEEYANASHFGCLVAHGLFGLSIADGLKTQSDYRFLPGMSLGWSWDFLLPIKVGDVLHVKFRVGSMRASKSRPDWGIVVLPSELINQDGQVVQRGEHRLMVPRRPEAL, via the coding sequence ATGACGATCGTCGAGAAATACTGGGACGACGCCCGCGAGGGTGACACGTGCACGAGCCCGAGCTACACCGTGACCAAGGAGCGCATTCTCGCGTACGCCGACCTCACCGGCGACCATACGCCCGTCCACGTGGACGAGGAATACGCAAACGCGAGCCATTTCGGCTGCCTCGTCGCGCACGGGCTGTTTGGCTTGTCCATCGCCGACGGCCTGAAGACGCAGAGCGACTATCGCTTTCTGCCGGGCATGTCGCTCGGCTGGAGCTGGGATTTCCTGCTGCCGATCAAGGTCGGCGACGTGCTGCACGTGAAGTTCCGCGTCGGCTCGATGCGGGCCAGCAAGAGTCGCCCGGATTGGGGCATCGTCGTGCTGCCGTCGGAGCTGATCAATCAGGACGGTCAGGTCGTTCAACGCGGCGAGCATCGCCTGATGGTGCCGCGCCGCCCGGAGGCACTGTGA
- a CDS encoding aldo/keto reductase: protein MSIKDKLPAGTVLGFGAAPLGNMFRNIPEEEALATVEAAWQRGVRYFDTAPFYGAGLSEIRVGAALANHPRDEYVLSTKVGRVILDEVEDVSARDLGEKGGLFEHGRPNRIVNDYTADATMRSIEDSLKRLRTDRLDIVWVHDIAQDFYGDEWLAQFEVARKGAFRVLSKLREEGVIKAWGLGVNRVEPVELVLDLSEPQPDGMLLAGRYSLLDHERALQRVMPAAAAQNVGIVVGGPYSSGVLAGGTHFEYQKASPEILAKVERIKAITARFGISVKAAALQFVLANPAVEAVIPGASRPERIAEDQAALNEVIPADFWREMREQGLVAADAPLPTAKV from the coding sequence ATGAGCATCAAGGATAAATTGCCTGCCGGTACGGTGTTGGGTTTCGGCGCAGCCCCGCTTGGCAACATGTTCCGCAACATTCCGGAAGAAGAAGCGCTGGCGACGGTCGAAGCCGCCTGGCAACGCGGCGTGCGTTATTTCGATACGGCGCCGTTCTATGGGGCCGGCCTCTCGGAAATTCGCGTCGGCGCCGCGCTCGCGAACCATCCGCGTGACGAATACGTGCTGAGCACGAAGGTCGGCCGCGTGATCCTCGACGAAGTCGAAGACGTGTCGGCACGCGATCTCGGTGAAAAGGGCGGCCTGTTCGAACACGGCCGGCCGAACCGCATCGTGAACGACTACACGGCCGACGCGACGATGCGCTCGATCGAGGACAGCCTGAAGCGCCTGCGCACCGATCGCCTCGACATCGTGTGGGTGCACGACATTGCCCAGGACTTCTACGGCGACGAATGGCTCGCGCAATTCGAAGTCGCGCGCAAGGGCGCGTTCCGCGTGCTGAGCAAGCTGCGCGAAGAGGGCGTGATCAAGGCGTGGGGCCTCGGCGTGAACCGCGTCGAACCGGTCGAACTCGTGCTCGACCTGTCCGAGCCGCAACCGGACGGCATGCTGCTGGCCGGCCGCTACTCGTTGCTCGATCACGAGCGCGCGCTGCAACGCGTGATGCCGGCGGCAGCCGCGCAGAACGTCGGGATCGTCGTCGGCGGCCCGTACAGCTCGGGCGTGCTGGCTGGTGGTACGCACTTCGAATACCAGAAGGCGTCGCCGGAAATCCTCGCGAAGGTCGAACGCATCAAGGCGATCACCGCGCGCTTCGGCATCAGTGTGAAGGCGGCTGCCCTGCAGTTCGTGCTGGCCAATCCGGCGGTCGAAGCCGTGATCCCGGGCGCAAGCCGTCCGGAGCGAATCGCGGAAGACCAGGCCGCGCTGAACGAGGTGATTCCGGCCGACTTCTGGCGCGAGATGCGTGAACAAGGTCTGGTTGCGGCAGACGCGCCGCTTCCGACCGCGAAGGTCTGA
- the aroQ gene encoding type II 3-dehydroquinate dehydratase produces MKKILMLHGINHNMFGKRDPAQYGTITLAQIDARLQGLAEELGVQVDSFQTNSEGAMCERIHRAFEERQDAVLINAGAWTHYSYGIRDALAILTCPIVELHMSNIHAREPFRHHSVLAEIVSGQICGFGVQSYLLALRAAVSALGEE; encoded by the coding sequence ATGAAGAAGATCCTGATGCTGCACGGCATCAATCACAACATGTTCGGCAAGCGCGACCCGGCACAGTACGGGACGATCACGCTCGCGCAGATCGATGCACGGCTGCAAGGGCTGGCGGAGGAACTGGGTGTACAGGTGGACTCGTTCCAGACAAACAGCGAAGGAGCGATGTGCGAGCGCATTCATCGCGCCTTCGAGGAACGCCAGGATGCGGTGCTGATCAACGCGGGCGCATGGACGCATTACAGCTACGGCATTCGCGATGCCCTTGCCATCCTCACGTGCCCGATCGTCGAACTGCACATGTCCAACATTCATGCACGCGAGCCGTTTCGGCATCACTCCGTGCTGGCCGAGATCGTCAGCGGGCAGATTTGCGGTTTCGGTGTCCAAAGCTATCTGCTGGCGCTGAGGGCCGCGGTCTCGGCGCTCGGCGAGGAATAG
- a CDS encoding VOC family protein codes for MNATKAYLEHVAIWVKDIRWHIRFFEDVLGMTLREVDGTLDAPRQYWTLGGLQFIHAPAHDGPEGRLAHLGVMCEDLEAALAAAQRFGVTEMPQGRNWLRLPDGLAVELIQARPASCVAQALAIDPRAEA; via the coding sequence ATGAATGCCACGAAAGCCTATCTCGAACACGTTGCGATCTGGGTCAAGGACATCCGCTGGCACATCCGCTTCTTCGAGGACGTGCTCGGCATGACCCTGCGCGAAGTGGACGGCACGCTCGACGCGCCGCGGCAGTACTGGACGCTCGGCGGCCTGCAGTTCATCCACGCGCCGGCACACGATGGTCCGGAAGGCCGGCTCGCCCATCTCGGCGTGATGTGCGAAGACCTGGAGGCCGCGCTGGCCGCGGCGCAACGATTCGGTGTGACGGAGATGCCGCAGGGGCGGAACTGGCTTCGCCTGCCCGATGGGCTTGCCGTCGAACTGATCCAGGCCAGACCGGCTTCTTGCGTCGCGCAGGCGCTGGCCATCGATCCGCGCGCGGAGGCGTGA
- a CDS encoding MFS transporter gives MPDTTRPARLNFALMLPLLLAAQPVATDSYLPALPEIAATLGSASVSLTVFALIFGIGQLPMGSLSDRFGRRPVLLTGLALYALAALATALASSAAMLVAARAMQGFAMAAILVCARATVRDRYSAADGPYVMARGFMGMGMMAFLAPILGAYVTQQAGWRWVLAGMSLYAFGLLVMCWYGFEESFSGIASSRGSTRDVREIFGNATFRVWALLAASTYTGMFCFLLLSPAIYIRHLGLSPQRYGWIPASGTLVYVLSTYGCRLLLRRQSMLRTVRQGAALSLSGAVIQAVGYALFPGSIWPLLAGHGVYCLGHGIHQPCGQAGAVSGLPHLAGRAVSWSGFIMMFFAFTVGQTAAAFTDPRYQLGAWPMVVPMLVVGVTLVTIAFAWLPKINDATV, from the coding sequence ATGCCGGACACCACGCGCCCTGCTCGCCTGAACTTCGCGCTCATGTTGCCGCTTCTGCTGGCGGCCCAGCCGGTGGCGACCGACAGTTACCTGCCGGCGCTGCCTGAAATCGCCGCAACGCTGGGCTCTGCCAGCGTCAGCCTCACGGTTTTCGCATTGATATTCGGTATCGGGCAATTGCCGATGGGCAGTCTTTCCGACCGATTCGGCCGCCGTCCCGTGTTGCTGACCGGCCTTGCGCTCTATGCGCTGGCAGCGCTGGCAACTGCGCTCGCTTCAAGCGCAGCAATGCTGGTGGCCGCTCGTGCAATGCAGGGCTTTGCAATGGCCGCGATACTGGTATGCGCACGCGCGACGGTGCGCGACCGGTATTCGGCGGCCGATGGTCCGTACGTGATGGCACGCGGTTTCATGGGAATGGGGATGATGGCGTTCCTCGCGCCGATTCTCGGTGCGTATGTCACGCAGCAGGCCGGATGGCGATGGGTGCTCGCAGGGATGAGCCTGTATGCGTTCGGGCTGCTCGTCATGTGCTGGTACGGCTTCGAGGAAAGTTTCTCCGGAATCGCGTCGAGCCGGGGCTCGACCCGAGACGTGCGCGAAATATTCGGCAATGCCACGTTCAGGGTATGGGCGCTGCTGGCCGCCTCGACGTACACCGGCATGTTCTGCTTTCTATTGCTTTCTCCCGCAATCTACATCCGGCATCTCGGCCTGTCGCCCCAGCGATATGGCTGGATACCCGCGAGCGGTACGCTCGTCTATGTCCTGAGTACGTATGGCTGCCGCCTGTTGCTGCGGCGTCAAAGCATGCTGCGAACGGTGCGACAAGGTGCAGCGTTGAGCCTTTCCGGCGCGGTGATTCAGGCCGTGGGCTACGCGTTGTTTCCCGGGAGCATCTGGCCGCTGCTCGCGGGGCATGGCGTGTATTGCCTCGGCCACGGGATCCATCAGCCATGCGGGCAGGCAGGGGCGGTCAGCGGCCTGCCGCATCTTGCGGGCCGCGCGGTATCCTGGTCCGGCTTCATCATGATGTTCTTCGCTTTCACCGTGGGACAGACGGCAGCGGCTTTCACCGATCCGCGCTATCAACTGGGCGCGTGGCCAATGGTGGTGCCGATGCTCGTCGTCGGCGTCACGCTGGTGACGATTGCGTTTGCCTGGCTGCCCAAAATCAACGACGCGACGGTGTGA
- a CDS encoding MFS transporter, giving the protein MTTTLRDEPRGRHQSRKAAVSGWIGSVLEYYDFFIYATASALIFPQIFFPHGSPTTAIIASLATYGVGYVSRPIGAFVLGHLGDTRGRKTVLLFCMFLMGISTVGVGLLPTYQQAGLIAPALLVALRLLQGFAVAGEITGASSMILEHAPFGRRGYFVSFTLQGVQAGQVLAAAVFLPLAYYMPSAQFDSWGWRIPFLLSALVIVAGLIIRRQVDESPAFDEAVRNRSQAGSPVADAFRHHFPDMVRVACMSMMNVIPVVATIFGAAYAVQPAYGIGFQKDIYLWITVVGNIVAMIVIPLVGNLSDKVGRRPPIIVGSLAAGLLAFAYLYAISIRNVPLAFAMSMLMWGVVYQGYNAVFPAFYPELFPTRTRVSAMAIAQNLGTAATAMLPALFTAVAPPGGHHVWLIVGAIAFGITVIASLAAASARETHRVHMNDLGRADAQQVDKAEYDRLRVAAMARHRIVREHVPGSLGS; this is encoded by the coding sequence ATGACCACGACCTTGCGAGACGAGCCCCGGGGCAGGCACCAATCGAGAAAAGCCGCCGTCAGCGGCTGGATCGGCTCGGTGCTCGAATACTACGATTTCTTCATCTACGCCACGGCATCGGCGCTGATCTTCCCGCAGATATTCTTTCCGCACGGCAGCCCCACGACCGCCATCATCGCGTCGCTGGCCACTTACGGTGTCGGCTACGTGTCGCGCCCGATCGGCGCGTTCGTGCTGGGCCATCTCGGCGACACGCGCGGACGGAAAACCGTCCTGCTGTTCTGCATGTTCCTGATGGGAATCTCGACCGTCGGAGTCGGCCTGCTGCCGACCTATCAGCAAGCCGGGCTGATCGCGCCGGCGTTGCTGGTGGCGCTTCGCCTGCTGCAGGGTTTCGCCGTGGCCGGCGAGATTACCGGCGCGAGCTCGATGATCCTGGAGCACGCGCCGTTCGGTCGGCGCGGATACTTCGTCAGCTTCACGCTGCAGGGCGTGCAGGCCGGGCAAGTGCTGGCCGCCGCCGTGTTCCTGCCGCTCGCCTACTACATGCCGTCCGCGCAATTCGACAGCTGGGGCTGGCGCATTCCGTTCCTGCTGAGTGCGCTGGTCATCGTTGCGGGTTTGATCATTCGCCGCCAGGTCGACGAGTCGCCGGCCTTCGATGAAGCGGTACGCAACCGGTCGCAAGCCGGCTCGCCCGTTGCCGACGCTTTCAGGCACCACTTTCCCGACATGGTGCGCGTTGCCTGCATGTCGATGATGAACGTGATTCCGGTCGTCGCCACGATCTTCGGCGCAGCCTATGCGGTCCAGCCGGCGTATGGAATCGGATTCCAGAAAGATATCTATCTCTGGATCACGGTGGTGGGCAATATCGTTGCGATGATCGTGATTCCGTTAGTCGGCAACCTGTCCGACAAGGTCGGACGCCGGCCGCCGATCATCGTCGGCTCGCTGGCGGCCGGCCTGCTCGCGTTTGCCTACCTGTATGCGATCAGCATCCGCAACGTGCCGCTCGCATTCGCGATGTCGATGCTCATGTGGGGTGTGGTGTACCAGGGCTACAACGCCGTATTTCCCGCCTTTTACCCGGAACTCTTCCCGACCCGCACGCGCGTCTCGGCGATGGCAATCGCGCAGAACCTCGGTACCGCGGCCACGGCGATGCTGCCCGCGCTGTTCACGGCGGTCGCGCCGCCCGGAGGACACCACGTCTGGCTGATCGTCGGTGCGATCGCGTTCGGCATCACCGTGATTGCGTCGCTCGCAGCCGCGAGCGCACGCGAGACCCATCGTGTCCATATGAACGACCTGGGACGAGCGGACGCTCAACAGGTCGACAAGGCGGAATACGACCGGCTGCGCGTCGCGGCGATGGCGCGCCATCGCATCGTGCGCGAACACGTGCCAGGATCCTTGGGCAGCTAG